One segment of Microbacterium arborescens DNA contains the following:
- a CDS encoding TrmH family RNA methyltransferase, with protein sequence MPVIRIDDATDPRLADYRDLTDVALRRVLEPAGGLYIAESAKVIARAHAAGHHARSFLVQEKWLPDVVDLAGDAPVFVVSDEVAEQVTGYAVHRGALAAMHRPRPAPVSEVVADARLVLVLEDIVDHTNVGAAFRAAAGLGADAVLVSERCADPLYRRSVRVSMGTVFQVPWTRLPAWSEAAPMLRDAGLHLAALALAEGAVPLDEFAAARPDRVALLMGTEGDGLSRRALAVADTVVTIPMAGGVDSLNVAAAAAVSLWALR encoded by the coding sequence GTGCCCGTGATCCGCATCGACGACGCCACCGATCCCCGCCTCGCGGACTACCGCGACCTGACCGACGTCGCATTGCGGCGAGTCCTCGAGCCCGCGGGCGGGCTGTACATCGCCGAATCCGCGAAAGTGATCGCCCGGGCCCATGCCGCGGGACACCACGCGCGTTCGTTCCTCGTGCAGGAGAAATGGCTTCCCGATGTGGTCGACCTCGCAGGCGACGCGCCGGTCTTCGTCGTCTCCGACGAGGTCGCCGAGCAGGTGACCGGTTACGCCGTGCACCGCGGTGCCCTCGCCGCGATGCACCGGCCGCGTCCCGCTCCCGTGAGCGAGGTCGTCGCCGACGCCCGGCTCGTGCTCGTCCTCGAAGACATCGTCGATCACACGAACGTGGGCGCCGCCTTCCGTGCCGCCGCCGGGCTCGGCGCCGACGCCGTGCTCGTGAGCGAGCGCTGCGCCGACCCGCTCTACCGTCGCAGCGTTAGAGTCAGCATGGGCACGGTCTTCCAGGTGCCGTGGACGCGCCTTCCGGCATGGTCCGAAGCGGCACCGATGCTCCGCGACGCCGGCCTGCACCTCGCCGCCCTCGCTCTCGCCGAGGGGGCCGTGCCGCTCGACGAGTTCGCCGCGGCGCGGCCCGATCGGGTCGCGCTCCTGATGGGAACCGAGGGCGACGGGCTGAGCAGACGTGCCCTCGCTGTCGCCGACACCGTCGTCACGATTCCGATGGCCGGGGGAGTGGACTCCCTCAACGTCGCGGCGGCCGCCGCGGTGTCGCTCTGGGCGTTGCGCTGA
- a CDS encoding M20/M25/M40 family metallo-hydrolase — MSEYDDLPEVARVARDLIRFDTTNYGEGRSRGEREAAEYVGAYLEALGLRPEYYEPIPRRTNVSVRIPGRDPSKPALVLHGHLDVVPAVADDWSVDPFGGVVRDGMLWGRGAVDMKDMDAMILTSVAELLRAGEQPERDLVVTFFADEENGGVEGSQLVVRDRPEWFAGATEAISEVGGYSIGVDGHRAYLLQVGEKALVWLRLHATGRAGHGSRLHPENAITRLAEAVAALGRAAWPIELTDTTRRLVSDLAGISGRDSSDPDAVAAATGPTSAFLASTFRTTTNPTGLTAGYKHNVIPDAASAAIDVRTLPGQEDAVLAQIQRIVGDDIRIEIVHRDIGLEVPFEGSLVDAMVGALGRHDPGVPVLPYLMGGGTDNKALSELGIAGFGFAPLRLPADMDFTGMFHGVDERVPIDALVFGQRVLTDLIRTY; from the coding sequence ATGTCCGAGTACGACGATCTGCCCGAGGTCGCCCGCGTCGCGCGAGACCTGATCCGATTCGACACCACCAACTACGGTGAGGGCCGCTCACGCGGCGAACGCGAGGCGGCGGAGTACGTGGGGGCCTACCTCGAGGCGCTCGGTCTCCGGCCCGAGTACTACGAGCCGATTCCGCGGCGGACGAACGTCTCGGTGCGCATCCCGGGACGCGACCCTTCCAAGCCGGCTCTCGTCCTGCACGGCCACCTCGATGTCGTGCCGGCGGTCGCCGACGACTGGAGCGTCGACCCGTTCGGGGGAGTCGTTCGCGACGGGATGCTGTGGGGCCGAGGCGCCGTCGACATGAAGGACATGGACGCCATGATCCTCACGTCCGTGGCCGAGCTGCTGCGGGCGGGCGAGCAGCCCGAGCGCGACCTCGTCGTGACGTTCTTCGCCGACGAGGAGAACGGCGGGGTCGAAGGCTCCCAGCTGGTCGTGCGCGACCGCCCGGAGTGGTTCGCCGGCGCGACCGAGGCCATCAGTGAGGTGGGCGGGTACTCGATCGGCGTCGACGGGCACCGGGCCTATCTCCTGCAGGTCGGCGAGAAGGCCCTCGTCTGGCTACGACTTCACGCGACCGGGCGGGCGGGCCACGGCAGTCGCCTGCACCCGGAGAACGCGATCACCCGGCTCGCCGAGGCCGTCGCGGCCCTCGGCCGCGCCGCCTGGCCGATCGAGCTCACCGACACCACGCGACGCCTCGTCTCCGACCTCGCCGGCATCAGCGGGCGCGATTCCTCGGATCCCGATGCCGTCGCAGCTGCGACGGGTCCGACCTCCGCCTTCCTCGCGTCGACATTCCGCACCACGACGAATCCGACGGGCCTGACCGCGGGCTACAAGCACAACGTCATCCCCGATGCCGCGTCGGCCGCGATCGACGTGCGTACGCTCCCCGGGCAGGAGGACGCCGTGCTGGCACAGATCCAGCGGATCGTCGGCGACGACATCCGCATCGAGATCGTGCACCGTGACATCGGGCTCGAGGTTCCCTTCGAGGGATCGCTCGTCGATGCCATGGTCGGCGCACTCGGACGCCACGACCCCGGCGTTCCGGTGCTGCCCTACCTCATGGGCGGCGGCACCGACAACAAGGCCCTCTCGGAGCTGGGGATCGCGGGATTCGGGTTCGCGCCGCTGCGCCTCCCGGCCGATATGGACTTCACGGGTATGTTCCACGGAGTCGACGAACGCGTCCCGATCGACGCACTCGTCTTCGGACAGCGCGTGCTCACCGATCTCATCCGCACGTAT
- a CDS encoding SGNH/GDSL hydrolase family protein → MRKNEPSEDARRTPYVPNETAHPWRRMVAIGDSFTEGIGDPEPGSPGGHRGWADRVAEVLSSQVSDFAYANLAVRGKLIGQIVADQIEPALALKPDLITFSAGGNDVIRPGSDPDAVAQQFEDAVVRLSSTGATLVLFTGIDTEFTPVFRGIRGRVAIYNENIRAIADRYDAIVADQWALKEVQDMRFFDDDRLHYNSLGHHEVARMVLRALNVPNDLQPMQPDTTPVLTWRAARANDLVWAREYLMPWVLRRLRHQSSGDHITAKRPEPLPVLRRADDPE, encoded by the coding sequence ATGAGGAAGAACGAGCCGTCCGAGGACGCGCGCCGCACGCCTTACGTGCCGAACGAGACCGCCCACCCATGGCGCCGCATGGTCGCGATCGGCGATTCGTTCACCGAGGGCATCGGAGATCCCGAGCCGGGGAGCCCGGGCGGGCACCGGGGCTGGGCCGACCGCGTGGCGGAGGTGCTCAGCTCGCAGGTCTCCGACTTCGCCTATGCGAACCTCGCGGTGCGCGGCAAACTGATCGGTCAGATCGTGGCCGACCAGATCGAGCCCGCCCTCGCGCTCAAGCCCGACCTGATCACGTTCTCGGCAGGCGGCAACGACGTCATCCGGCCCGGCTCCGATCCCGACGCGGTCGCGCAGCAGTTCGAGGATGCCGTCGTGCGCCTGTCGTCGACCGGCGCGACACTCGTGCTCTTCACCGGCATCGACACCGAGTTCACACCGGTCTTCCGCGGGATCCGCGGCCGCGTGGCGATCTACAACGAGAACATCAGGGCGATCGCCGATCGCTACGACGCCATCGTCGCCGACCAGTGGGCTCTGAAGGAGGTGCAGGACATGCGCTTCTTCGACGACGACCGGCTGCACTACAACTCCCTCGGGCACCACGAGGTCGCACGCATGGTGCTGCGGGCGCTCAATGTGCCGAACGATCTCCAGCCCATGCAGCCCGACACGACGCCGGTCCTCACATGGCGGGCGGCTCGCGCCAACGACCTCGTCTGGGCTCGGGAGTACCTCATGCCCTGGGTGCTGCGACGACTCCGGCATCAGTCGTCGGGCGACCACATCACGGCCAAGCGGCCCGAGCCGTTGCCCGTGCTCCGGCGCGCCGACGACCCCGAGTGA
- a CDS encoding DEAD/DEAH box helicase yields MVTEDPQEHFGSFAAEHLSPSFPQRAPWGTAQRLRAWQAEALDQYFGADGPEGVGRGPRDFLAAATPGAGKTTFALRLASELLRRDVVDRIVVVAPTEHLKTQWADAAGRVGIRLDPRFSNRHGMPSRQYHGVAVTYAQVAVKASVHQRLTMDARTLVILDEVHHGGDALSWGDALREAYGRATRRLLLSGTPFRSDTAPIPFVEYHPNEKGIRLSKTDFNYGYGRALADGVVRPVLFLVYAGHMKWRTKTGDEFEAHLGQDNTKDITSQAWRTALNPEGDWIPAVLRSADRRLTEVRQDVPDAGGLVIATDQTAARAYADILQQITGEAPTVVLSDDKAASGNIEVFAQSTSRWMVAVRMVSEGVDVPRLAVGVYATSSSTPLFFAQAIGRFVRARRRGETASVFLPNVPVLLNLAAEMERQRDHALDREAGDDDGLEDTLLAEAESEDKASEELTQEFSYQALGSVAHFDRVLFDGAEFGQLAVPGTPEEEEFLGIPGLLEPEHVHELLMQRQSRQTKHRHSREAREKATAGTPGDEAPTAESTLPEPLHRSLKEQRQLLNSLVGLYARQSGEPHGQIHAELRRVCGGPAVSHATVAQLQARIAVLRSRVRS; encoded by the coding sequence ATCGTGACAGAGGACCCCCAGGAGCACTTCGGAAGCTTCGCCGCCGAGCACCTGTCACCCTCGTTCCCGCAGCGTGCGCCGTGGGGTACGGCTCAGCGTCTGCGCGCCTGGCAGGCGGAGGCGCTGGACCAGTACTTCGGCGCCGACGGACCGGAGGGTGTCGGGCGCGGACCGCGCGACTTCCTCGCCGCGGCGACCCCCGGCGCCGGTAAGACGACGTTCGCGCTCCGCCTGGCGTCGGAGCTGCTCCGCCGCGACGTCGTCGACCGCATCGTCGTGGTCGCCCCCACCGAGCACCTCAAGACGCAGTGGGCGGATGCCGCCGGCCGCGTCGGCATCCGCCTCGATCCGCGTTTCAGCAACCGTCACGGGATGCCGTCGCGGCAGTACCACGGCGTCGCGGTGACCTACGCGCAGGTCGCCGTCAAGGCATCCGTCCACCAACGGCTGACGATGGACGCCCGGACTCTGGTGATCCTCGACGAGGTGCACCACGGCGGCGACGCGCTGAGCTGGGGCGATGCGCTGCGTGAGGCCTACGGGAGGGCGACGCGACGCCTGCTGCTCTCGGGAACACCGTTCCGGAGCGACACCGCTCCCATCCCGTTCGTGGAGTACCACCCGAACGAGAAGGGTATTCGTCTCTCCAAGACGGACTTCAACTACGGGTACGGTCGAGCCCTCGCCGACGGCGTCGTGAGGCCCGTGCTGTTCCTCGTCTACGCCGGTCACATGAAGTGGCGGACCAAGACGGGCGACGAGTTCGAGGCCCACCTCGGCCAGGACAACACGAAGGACATCACGTCGCAGGCGTGGCGCACCGCGCTGAACCCCGAGGGCGACTGGATCCCGGCCGTGCTGCGGTCAGCTGATCGTCGCCTGACGGAGGTGCGCCAGGACGTACCGGATGCTGGCGGGCTCGTCATCGCCACCGACCAGACCGCGGCGCGCGCCTATGCCGACATCCTGCAGCAGATCACCGGCGAGGCCCCGACCGTCGTCCTCTCCGACGACAAGGCCGCGTCGGGCAACATCGAGGTCTTCGCGCAGTCGACCTCCCGGTGGATGGTCGCGGTGCGCATGGTTTCGGAGGGCGTCGACGTGCCCCGGCTCGCCGTCGGGGTGTACGCCACGTCGTCGTCGACACCGCTCTTCTTCGCCCAGGCGATCGGCCGCTTCGTGCGGGCGCGTCGTCGCGGCGAGACCGCGAGCGTCTTCCTCCCGAACGTGCCCGTGCTCCTCAACCTCGCTGCGGAGATGGAGCGTCAGCGCGACCACGCGCTGGATCGTGAAGCAGGTGACGATGACGGTCTCGAAGACACGTTGCTCGCCGAGGCCGAGAGCGAAGACAAGGCATCCGAGGAGCTGACCCAGGAGTTCAGCTATCAAGCGCTCGGCTCGGTCGCCCATTTCGACCGCGTCCTGTTCGACGGGGCGGAGTTCGGGCAGCTCGCGGTGCCTGGGACCCCCGAGGAGGAGGAGTTCCTCGGTATCCCCGGTCTTCTCGAGCCCGAACACGTCCACGAGCTTCTGATGCAACGGCAGTCCCGCCAGACGAAGCATCGGCACAGCCGGGAGGCCCGCGAGAAGGCGACCGCCGGCACCCCCGGCGACGAAGCCCCCACTGCCGAGTCCACCCTGCCGGAGCCGCTGCACCGTTCCCTGAAGGAGCAGCGCCAACTGCTCAACAGCCTCGTGGGCCTGTACGCACGGCAGAGCGGTGAGCCGCACGGACAGATCCATGCGGAGCTGCGGCGCGTATGCGGCGGCCCGGCCGTCTCGCACGCGACGGTGGCCCAGCTCCAGGCCCGCATCGCGGTGCTGCGTTCGCGCGTGAGGTCGTGA